A window of the Nibribacter ruber genome harbors these coding sequences:
- a CDS encoding copper resistance protein CopC → MKNFKKYFLFFSLLMSAFMWGCGEDEVDSMFMEVRNQEYDLVVLSDASPAIPVSFTASATDLEKVVVEVMKEGASNAIATSTLNNIKSNSLNRVNMSVKLPGNDKAPSGVYTVNYKMTSKDGEQTVGSYKINVINNMEPVLCNFTSRLPEGKTVWIRLYVPNGATLPAADRTVYLTGSFGSREGGSDWDGGGGPHKFTQLSPTCYEIAMHLVSGDKFKITRGTWDKQMTTAAGAEYSDFTYNGETTFNATAFNWKDLPTVTPTSTSGEILNVPADAVKAGMLTFVATLDNSLDAKGGDYYVVEKGATSLTGATKMIAFEGTNKIAAAVPKKTGVEYVVVKGSASATGKNRYGFAQSAIWDGKTNPVRVSIGTFGDPAFTLGNKIVIVGGATPGDWGVSSGQDFTKTAPGKYSITIDLKADSEYLLLPEYNQWNDKWAFGSGTSTQGTFDAQGNGPNLSTKGLAAGKYRIDVDFTTGMGTYKLTKV, encoded by the coding sequence ATGAAAAATTTTAAGAAATATTTCCTTTTCTTCAGCCTCCTGATGAGTGCCTTCATGTGGGGATGTGGCGAGGATGAGGTGGATTCCATGTTTATGGAAGTAAGAAACCAGGAGTATGACTTGGTGGTGTTGTCAGATGCTAGCCCAGCCATTCCCGTATCTTTCACCGCGTCTGCCACTGACTTGGAGAAGGTAGTGGTAGAAGTAATGAAAGAAGGAGCTTCTAATGCCATTGCCACTTCCACTCTTAACAACATCAAGTCTAACAGCTTGAACCGTGTAAACATGAGCGTGAAACTTCCAGGCAATGACAAGGCGCCTTCTGGTGTGTATACGGTTAATTACAAGATGACCAGCAAGGATGGAGAGCAGACGGTAGGTTCCTACAAAATTAACGTAATCAACAACATGGAGCCTGTGTTGTGTAATTTTACTAGTCGTCTTCCAGAAGGAAAAACGGTATGGATAAGATTGTATGTTCCTAATGGTGCCACACTTCCGGCTGCAGACAGAACAGTTTACCTTACTGGTAGTTTTGGTTCTCGTGAAGGGGGCTCTGATTGGGATGGCGGTGGAGGACCGCACAAATTTACCCAACTGAGCCCAACTTGCTACGAAATTGCCATGCACTTAGTGTCTGGCGATAAGTTTAAAATTACTCGTGGTACCTGGGACAAGCAAATGACCACTGCCGCTGGTGCGGAGTATTCAGACTTTACCTATAACGGTGAAACTACCTTTAACGCTACTGCTTTCAACTGGAAAGATCTGCCTACTGTAACTCCAACTTCTACAAGTGGCGAAATTCTGAATGTTCCTGCTGATGCGGTTAAGGCTGGCATGTTGACCTTTGTAGCTACCTTAGACAATAGCTTAGATGCGAAAGGCGGCGACTATTACGTAGTAGAAAAAGGTGCCACTAGCCTAACAGGTGCTACTAAAATGATTGCCTTTGAAGGTACTAACAAGATTGCTGCAGCAGTACCTAAGAAAACAGGTGTTGAGTACGTAGTTGTGAAAGGATCAGCTTCTGCCACTGGTAAAAACAGATACGGTTTTGCTCAGTCTGCCATATGGGACGGTAAAACTAATCCTGTACGTGTAAGCATAGGTACTTTTGGTGATCCAGCCTTTACATTAGGAAACAAAATTGTGATTGTGGGTGGAGCCACTCCAGGTGACTGGGGAGTATCTTCTGGTCAAGACTTTACTAAAACTGCACCAGGCAAATACTCAATTACTATTGACCTGAAAGCAGATAGTGAATATTTGTTATTGCCTGAGTATAATCAATGGAATGACAAATGGGCCTTTGGTTCAGGAACCTCTACCCAAGGTACATTTGATGCACAGGGTAATGGTCCAAACTTGTCAACTAAAGGATTAGCTGCAGGTAAATACAGAATTGATGTTGACTTTACAACAGGCATGGGCACTTACAAGCTAACCAAGGTTTAA
- a CDS encoding RagB/SusD family nutrient uptake outer membrane protein — MKKIFYSALIFASVTFVGCTDLDEGIYGQQVADDFYATEAGVNAALANIYNEVRGDWNGKGIAGADRGWYDLNESSTDEMIIPRRSDGAWDDNGIWRAMYQHTWTGSQEFIGNTWNWLYRSIFKANLAVELLTKANADPARIAEAKVLRAYFYYMLMDGWGDIPFYTENNVTVDQIPQTPRAEVFKFIENELNANIDLLPTAKGGQFYGRFNKWAGYALLGKLYLNAQVYTGTPRWTEAIAASDKVINEGGFSLVQNLYDNAGSQAVFGDRLSDQEVILAVYVDALTAPRNIIGIRTLHGPHATALFGFSGWNGATVHQDFVNKYSEQDKRRDQWLIGPQPGGVTYNLNISSIDNAGMTDGARNAKFLPVPPFESNNSTSNDFPVFRYADVLLTKAEALLRSNGDQGTAKSLVNQVRNRAGLADITGTLTLNEIYDERGRELVWEGHRRQDMIRFGTFTAARAFKAQSSDKYKLFPIPAVAISNNPTLKQNPGY; from the coding sequence ATGAAAAAGATATTTTATTCAGCCTTGATTTTCGCGTCTGTCACGTTTGTGGGCTGTACCGATTTGGATGAAGGTATTTACGGGCAACAGGTAGCAGACGATTTCTACGCTACTGAAGCCGGTGTAAATGCAGCCTTAGCCAATATTTACAATGAGGTAAGAGGAGACTGGAACGGAAAAGGAATTGCCGGCGCTGATAGAGGCTGGTATGACTTGAACGAGTCCTCTACAGATGAGATGATTATTCCTAGACGCTCTGATGGGGCTTGGGATGATAATGGTATCTGGCGTGCTATGTACCAGCACACGTGGACAGGTTCTCAAGAGTTCATTGGGAATACTTGGAACTGGTTATATAGAAGCATCTTTAAGGCTAACTTGGCGGTGGAGCTTTTGACCAAAGCTAATGCAGACCCGGCTAGAATAGCCGAGGCTAAAGTTTTGAGAGCCTACTTTTACTATATGTTGATGGATGGATGGGGAGATATTCCTTTCTACACCGAAAACAATGTAACGGTAGACCAGATTCCACAAACTCCGCGCGCAGAGGTTTTCAAATTCATTGAAAATGAGCTGAATGCTAATATTGATTTGCTTCCTACTGCCAAGGGAGGGCAATTCTATGGTCGCTTCAATAAATGGGCAGGTTATGCTTTGTTGGGTAAACTTTACCTAAATGCCCAAGTGTATACAGGTACTCCACGTTGGACAGAGGCCATTGCAGCCTCAGATAAGGTAATAAATGAAGGTGGCTTCTCCTTAGTGCAAAACCTTTATGACAATGCAGGTTCGCAAGCAGTGTTTGGAGATAGATTGTCTGACCAAGAAGTGATTTTGGCTGTGTACGTAGATGCACTTACTGCTCCACGGAACATTATTGGTATTCGTACGCTCCATGGTCCTCATGCTACCGCCTTGTTTGGCTTTAGTGGTTGGAACGGGGCTACCGTTCATCAGGATTTTGTAAACAAATATTCTGAACAGGACAAGCGTCGCGATCAATGGCTTATAGGACCGCAGCCAGGGGGTGTTACCTACAACCTGAACATATCTTCTATAGATAACGCAGGAATGACAGATGGTGCCAGAAACGCTAAGTTTTTGCCTGTTCCTCCCTTTGAATCCAATAATAGTACTTCAAACGACTTCCCGGTTTTCCGTTATGCTGACGTATTGCTGACCAAAGCGGAAGCATTGCTTAGGAGCAATGGAGATCAGGGAACTGCTAAATCATTAGTGAACCAAGTTAGAAACCGTGCAGGATTAGCTGACATCACAGGTACCTTGACCTTAAATGAGATATATGATGAAAGAGGCCGTGAACTTGTATGGGAAGGTCACCGTCGTCAGGATATGATTCGCTTTGGCACCTTTACCGCTGCCCGTGCATTCAAAGCGCAAAGCAGTGATAAATACAAATTGTTCCCTATTCCTGCTGTAGCAATATCTAACAATCCAACATTAAAGCAGAACCCTGGTTATTAA
- a CDS encoding SusC/RagA family TonB-linked outer membrane protein — protein sequence MFKLLLKNLPPSHGPQGKRPFQKSGFLVLATVFFLLCSGLVQAQQRSVSGVVSGEGSPLAGVTVVLKGSTNGTSTDAEGRYTLSLSDAQANGTLVFSYIGFLSKEVAIAGQPTVNVTLQSDAKALDEIVVVGYGTQNKRDVTGSVASLDEKDFNAGPITSPLQQINGRAAGVNINQVGSEPGQAPSIRIRGITSLIGGNDPLVVVDGIQGDLNLLKQIPPSEIESIEILKDASATAIYGSRGAAGVVLVTTKKGSAGTTTVEYSGVGSVETIAKNYELLNASEYRAAAAARGIENTYDFGGDTDWVDAITRRGYTTTHNLAVSGGTENFTYRTSLTGILQQGIIKKSNSENYIARFQGMQSAFKDKLALTFNLNTSVLTNDFNNGGRIGEAINRRPTDPIYVENPLNKDTGPYFIDPNGFNYLNPVARTTEIVDGDRTNNLFGSLRAEYTILNGLTATAFGSWRKTDREYQNYISARTTQESARNLGVVPANLTGAERNLYIQNLPDGIASRELNSSDEKLFNFILNYKKEFGDHSIDVIGVNEWQQQVYNGFRASARGFTVDTENNLSSLQSSDPTLFQAGNITSYKSDRTLASFLGRVNYSFKDRYMLSASFRRDGSSVFGANNKWANFFAVSGAWRISEEAFMSGLDVMNDFKLRVGYGETGNQQGLGPLNSVRLVNNDGTVFFGGSVIPNFSITQNENRDLQWEVKKMYNAGIDFGFFEGKLSGTFDGYYGLTSDLLFDYAVPQPPYPFGTIKANIGEIMNKGLEASLSYILVDNENVGVTLAGNVSTTKTEVKELSGSLNGLPLETDYVVWASGGTTGVASTNNAISHLIIGQSLGTFYLFKHAGVDANGNQIIDDLNGDGVISDGNRENPDRYVAGQALPKFTWAFTPSARFKSFDLNMVVRGAHGHKIFNARRATMSALGSFGQTNMLKSALEDGINNLTYATDYWLEDGDFARLENLTLGYNVNTEKFGAVKSLRFSFTANNLFVITGYSGIDPELSTSGGSGFGVDYGIYPRTRSFALGINATF from the coding sequence ATGTTTAAATTATTACTCAAAAATTTGCCTCCCAGTCATGGACCACAAGGCAAACGGCCGTTTCAGAAATCAGGATTTCTGGTGCTGGCTACGGTCTTCTTTCTGCTTTGCAGCGGTCTGGTGCAAGCCCAGCAGCGTAGTGTTTCTGGTGTTGTTAGCGGGGAAGGATCTCCCTTAGCAGGGGTAACGGTAGTCCTGAAAGGCTCTACCAACGGAACTTCTACAGACGCTGAAGGCCGTTATACATTGTCTTTGTCTGATGCTCAGGCAAATGGAACCTTGGTATTCTCTTATATTGGTTTTCTATCTAAGGAAGTTGCCATTGCCGGACAGCCAACTGTAAATGTAACCCTCCAGTCTGATGCGAAGGCCTTAGATGAAATTGTAGTGGTAGGGTATGGTACTCAAAATAAAAGAGACGTGACAGGTTCTGTTGCATCTTTAGATGAAAAAGATTTCAACGCAGGACCTATCACCAGCCCATTACAACAAATCAATGGTAGAGCGGCCGGTGTGAACATCAACCAAGTGGGTAGTGAGCCGGGCCAGGCGCCTAGCATCCGGATTAGAGGGATTACTTCTTTGATTGGTGGTAATGATCCTTTGGTGGTGGTAGACGGTATTCAAGGTGACTTGAACCTGTTAAAGCAGATTCCACCAAGTGAGATTGAGTCTATTGAGATTTTGAAGGATGCTTCTGCTACGGCTATTTACGGGTCTAGAGGTGCAGCCGGTGTAGTTTTGGTGACTACTAAAAAAGGCTCTGCAGGCACAACCACTGTAGAATACAGCGGCGTGGGTTCAGTAGAAACCATCGCTAAAAACTATGAGTTGCTAAATGCTTCTGAATACAGAGCTGCCGCTGCGGCTAGAGGTATCGAAAACACCTATGACTTTGGAGGAGATACAGACTGGGTAGATGCAATTACTCGTAGAGGGTATACTACTACACACAACCTTGCTGTTTCTGGAGGTACTGAAAACTTTACTTACAGAACTTCATTAACAGGCATTCTGCAACAAGGTATCATCAAGAAGTCAAACTCTGAAAACTACATCGCCCGATTCCAGGGAATGCAGTCGGCCTTCAAAGACAAGTTGGCATTAACCTTCAATTTGAATACTTCAGTTCTCACCAATGATTTCAATAACGGCGGTAGAATTGGAGAGGCCATCAATCGCAGACCCACAGATCCAATTTATGTAGAGAATCCGTTAAACAAAGACACGGGTCCATATTTTATTGATCCTAACGGTTTCAATTACCTAAACCCTGTAGCTCGCACTACTGAGATTGTAGACGGCGACAGAACCAACAATTTGTTTGGTAGCCTTCGTGCGGAATACACAATCTTGAATGGCCTAACCGCTACTGCTTTTGGCTCTTGGCGTAAAACTGACCGCGAGTACCAAAATTACATTTCGGCTAGAACTACTCAGGAAAGCGCTAGAAACCTAGGGGTTGTGCCTGCTAACCTTACTGGTGCAGAAAGAAACCTGTACATTCAGAACTTGCCAGACGGTATTGCTTCCAGAGAACTGAATTCTTCTGATGAGAAGTTATTCAACTTTATTTTGAACTATAAAAAGGAATTCGGCGATCACAGCATTGATGTAATTGGCGTAAACGAGTGGCAGCAACAAGTGTATAACGGTTTTAGAGCTTCTGCCAGAGGGTTTACTGTTGATACTGAGAATAACCTGAGCAGTTTGCAATCGTCAGACCCTACTTTGTTCCAAGCGGGCAACATTACTTCTTATAAATCTGACAGAACTTTGGCTTCATTCCTTGGTAGAGTAAACTACTCTTTCAAAGATAGATATATGTTGAGCGCCAGCTTTAGACGTGATGGTTCTTCTGTATTTGGAGCCAACAACAAATGGGCTAACTTCTTTGCTGTTTCTGGAGCCTGGAGAATTTCTGAAGAAGCCTTCATGTCTGGTTTGGATGTGATGAACGACTTTAAATTGCGAGTTGGCTACGGTGAAACCGGTAACCAGCAAGGTTTAGGGCCATTAAACTCTGTACGCTTAGTGAACAATGATGGGACTGTGTTCTTTGGAGGCTCTGTAATCCCTAACTTCTCTATTACCCAGAACGAAAACAGAGACTTGCAGTGGGAAGTTAAGAAGATGTACAACGCCGGTATTGACTTTGGTTTCTTTGAAGGAAAGCTTTCTGGTACGTTTGATGGATACTATGGCTTAACCAGTGACTTACTGTTTGACTATGCGGTGCCACAACCTCCATATCCTTTTGGAACCATCAAAGCCAACATTGGTGAGATCATGAATAAAGGACTTGAGGCTAGCTTAAGTTATATTTTAGTAGACAATGAAAACGTAGGGGTGACTTTAGCGGGTAACGTATCTACTACTAAGACCGAAGTAAAAGAATTGAGCGGCTCTTTGAACGGCTTACCATTGGAGACAGATTACGTTGTTTGGGCTTCTGGTGGTACAACAGGGGTAGCCTCAACTAACAATGCTATCTCTCACTTAATCATTGGTCAGAGCTTGGGAACATTCTATTTGTTCAAGCACGCTGGGGTTGACGCCAACGGTAACCAAATCATTGATGATTTAAATGGAGACGGAGTTATTTCTGATGGAAACAGAGAAAACCCAGATCGTTACGTTGCTGGTCAGGCCTTGCCTAAGTTCACATGGGCGTTTACACCATCTGCACGATTCAAGAGCTTTGATTTGAACATGGTGGTGCGAGGTGCTCACGGTCATAAGATTTTCAATGCTAGAAGAGCTACAATGAGTGCTCTGGGAAGCTTTGGTCAGACTAACATGTTGAAAAGCGCTTTAGAAGATGGCATCAATAACTTGACATACGCTACTGACTATTGGTTAGAAGACGGAGATTTTGCTCGTTTAGAAAACCTTACTCTAGGTTATAATGTGAATACGGAAAAGTTTGGAGCTGTTAAATCTTTAAGATTCTCATTTACGGCAAACAACCTTTTTGTCATCACAGGATACTCTGGCATTGACCCAGAATTGAGCACAAGCGGTGGATCTGGATTTGGGGTTGACTACGGTATTTATCCACGTACGCGCAGTTTTGCATTAGGGATAAACGCAACCTTCTAA
- a CDS encoding LacI family DNA-binding transcriptional regulator: MARVTIHDIAKKVNTTASTVSKALNDHPSISTATKELIKEAAQNLNYRQNRLASSLRSGRTNIIGIVIPSSEIGFFATVVHGIEKVARNHGYNVLLFQSNILGEYEVEGIETLLHSSVDGIIASIAKDTTTLDHYLEVKKRKVPLVLFDRTKDEIGVPSVVIDDYKGAYMATEHLIEQGYTRIAHISGAQHVKIFNDRLRGYVDALRAHNLTVDDDLIQYGKNSIESGRACMQALLEGAKKPDAVFAVEDFTALGAQQIIKKSGYRIPEEIGLIGFGNESFSPFITPGLSTIDQQAAQMGEEAFKMFLHQVKNPTIATELIPKLVLDPVLIIRESSVRKS; the protein is encoded by the coding sequence ATGGCTAGAGTTACAATTCATGACATTGCGAAAAAGGTAAACACCACTGCCTCTACGGTTTCTAAGGCCCTGAACGATCACCCTTCCATTAGTACCGCCACCAAAGAACTCATCAAAGAAGCGGCCCAGAACCTAAACTACCGCCAGAACAGACTGGCCTCTTCCCTCCGCTCTGGCAGAACCAACATCATTGGCATTGTCATACCCAGTTCTGAGATAGGATTCTTCGCCACGGTAGTGCACGGCATTGAGAAAGTAGCTAGAAACCACGGGTACAACGTGCTGCTGTTTCAGTCTAACATTTTGGGCGAGTACGAGGTGGAAGGCATTGAGACGCTGCTTCACTCCAGCGTAGACGGCATCATTGCCTCCATTGCCAAAGACACCACCACCTTGGACCATTACCTGGAGGTAAAAAAGAGAAAAGTACCATTGGTGCTGTTTGACCGCACCAAAGACGAGATTGGCGTGCCTTCTGTGGTGATTGATGACTACAAAGGAGCCTACATGGCCACGGAGCATTTGATTGAGCAGGGCTATACCCGTATTGCTCATATTTCTGGTGCCCAGCACGTAAAGATTTTCAATGACCGTCTGCGGGGTTACGTAGACGCCCTTCGTGCCCACAACCTGACCGTAGATGATGATTTAATCCAATATGGTAAAAACTCCATTGAGTCTGGGAGGGCGTGTATGCAAGCTTTGTTGGAAGGCGCCAAAAAACCAGATGCCGTCTTTGCCGTTGAAGATTTCACCGCCCTGGGAGCGCAGCAGATAATAAAAAAGAGCGGCTATAGAATTCCGGAAGAAATCGGCTTGATTGGGTTCGGAAATGAGTCTTTCAGTCCGTTTATCACCCCAGGACTTTCCACTATAGACCAGCAGGCCGCACAGATGGGCGAAGAGGCATTTAAGATGTTTCTGCACCAAGTCAAAAACCCAACCATTGCTACTGAGTTAATTCCTAAACTGGTGCTGGACCCGGTGCTCATCATCAGAGAGTCCTCGGTAAGAAAATCATAG